One Thermotoga sp. genomic window, AAGAACTCCTTCGGATTCGGCGGGCACAACGTTTCTCTGGTTGTAGGGAGGTATGAGTCATGAACATAGATTACGTGAAGGCGATTCTTCCACACAGATATCCCTTTCTCCTGGTAGACGGTGTGATAGAGGAATCTGAAGATAGAATCGTTGCCTTCAAAAACATCAGCATCTCTGATCCAGTTTTTCAGGGCCACTTCCCAGAGTATCCGATATACCCGGGTGTACTCATCATCGAAGGCCTTGCACAGACTGCCGGCATT contains:
- the fabZ gene encoding 3-hydroxyacyl-ACP dehydratase FabZ, with the protein product MNIDYVKAILPHRYPFLLVDGVIEESEDRIVAFKNISISDPVFQGHFPEYPIYPGVLIIEGLAQTAGILLLKSIKGIPLFLGIDEARFKKEVRPGDRLIYEVRKIGERLGTVQVEGLAKVEGKVVAKAKLLLGVKR